DNA from Verrucomicrobiaceae bacterium:
ACCACTCTCCTCGACATTCGCATACCAGTGATCCGGGGCCAAAACGCCCGCGCAGACGTGGTAGGCGAGCGATTTGACGCCTGGAGCCGCATCGAGCCGTTTTTTCATTTCGATGGCCGCAGGAGCAAAACGTCGATTGAAGCCCACCATGACGCTGCCGGTTGTTTGGGCCATTTCCGCGTCGATTTCGGCCAATTCGGCCTCGGTGAGACAAAGCGGTTTTTCGACAAACACCTGCTTCCCGGCCTTCAACGCCGAGATGACCTGCTGCGCGTGCAAATGATGCCGCGTGCCGATCAAAACGGCCTTTCCCGTCGCTTTGGAGGCATCTGTCTCCGCCGCAGCAAAGCCAAACTTTTCCTTTACATGCCGCGCCGAGAGCCCCGTGCCATTCACGATAGTCCCGAACGGAATTTTGCCCTTCAAATGCGGCAGCAGCATCGTGCGGGCGAAGTTGCCGGCACCGATGACGTCGAGTGACGAACAGGCTGAAGACAAAGTGCTTAGTGCGGAGTGCTTAGTGCTTAGTTTTACCTCTGCAGCCTCCGACTGAGCACTAAGCACTGAGCACTGAGCACTTTCATATTCGACCACGATCCCCACTGCGTCTGCGAGCTGGTCATAGGCTGTCGTAATCTCGCTGAAGGCGATGTGCTTCGTCGTCACGGGGCGCAGATCGAGCTGGCCGGTGCGCATGAGTTCGAGGCAGGCTTCAAAGTTGCGGTTCTCCGTCCAGCGGACGTGGCCGATGGGGTAATCGCGACCGCCCCATTCATACTGCGGATCGTAGCGGCCCGGGCCGTAGCTGCGGCTGTATTTGACCGTGATGTCCTTCATGTAGGCGGTCTTCCACGGCAGCTCGGCATCGTGCATGCCGACGATGACCATCGTGCCGCGATCCCGCAGGCAGTTGATCACGGTTTGCGAAACGGAGCCGCCTTTGCCGCCGATGCACACGAGCACGGCATCCACGCCGACGCCATCCGTCCATTCGCGCACGGCGTTTTCGACGCCGGTGGTGACGACACGCTCCGCGCCCATTGCGGTGGCGACTTGGAGCCTTCCTTCGTTCAAATCGGTGGCCATCACGCGTGCGCCTGCGCTTCTGAGCAAGCTCGTGGCGAGCAAACCGATCAATCCTTGGCCGATGACGAGCACGCGCTCGCCCAATCGCACGCCGGACTGCCGCACGCCTTCCATCGAGATGGAGGCGAGCGTCGTGTAAGCCGCCTGCCAGTCTTCCACGCCATCGGGAATCTTCGCCGCGAGCAAATCGGGCACGCCGAGCATCTCGGCATGGTGAGCACACTCCGCACCGCCGCACGCGACGCGGTCGCCGATGCGGAATCGCGGATTCGCCTCATCCACCGCGACGACGACACCCGCCGCGGAGTAACCGAGCGGTGTGGGCGACTCCAAACGATTGCGCACCTTTTCGAGCGCCGCCTTCCAGCCGAGTGTGCGCACGGTATCGAGCACCTTGCGCACCTGATCCGGCCGAGCGCGGGCTTTTTCGAGCAAGGACATGCGTGCTTGATCGACCTTCATCTTCTCCGTGCCCGGTGAGATGACCGTGCACGTCGTGCGCACGACGATCCCACCCGGCGGCGGCACCGGCACGGCAACCTCTTGCAGTTCAAGGCGTCCGTCTTGGTATTGAGCGAGTTGTTTCATGGGGGAAGAAGCGGAGAGTGTTTGTGTCGTCTTCGTCCTTCTACTCGAACTCGTCCTCGATCGTAGCGTGGGCGATGGGTATGGAGAGGACTTCTGTTAAGCGGTGATCGTTGGGCGCGTCAGCGTCGTGGAGTGCGGTGGCAAGCCTTGGCGCGACACCGCTGTCGCGTGCTTGGCGGTTTTCTAAGGACTCAGGGCGTTCTTCCCGCACTCGACAGCGGCGTCGCCGATGCCGGATGGCTCCGGCATCTCTGCCGCACGCACTCCACGACGCTGGCGCGGGTTTTCGAGAGTTTGCTTGTGAAGTGCGGAGTTCATGGACTATGGCGGAGTGCCTGGATCGAGGACGAGTTCGAGTAGGAGGACGAGGACGAAGTCACAGCGTCACAGGACCGCTCGGCGTTTTGTCGAGGAAGGTGCGGTGCCAGAGCTCGGTGGTGAGCAGCGTCCAGAGCCACATGCTGTGATCCTCGCGGCCGGCGCGGTCGTCTTCGATCATGCGGCGGACGACTTTGGCGTCGTGGAGGCCGCGGGAGTTGATCTGGGTGTCGGACAGGAATTCGTCGATGACGGTACGCAGCGGGCCGCGCATCCAACTGCGCAGCGGGCTGTTGAAGCTGGCTTTGGGGCGATAGACGACATCGTGCGGCAGATGTTTGGCACCGATGCGTTTGAGGAGATGCTTCTGGATGCTGCCCTGGATGCGCAGATGCGGCGCGGCGCGGAACATGGCCTCGGCGACGTCTTTATCGACAAGGGGTGGCCGTGTCTCGATGCTGGCGGCCATCGTCGCTTTGTCGCTGTAGGTGAGGTTGTGCTCCGGCAGGAAGACTTGCGTGTCGTTCAAGCACATGCGCGTGAGGTAGCTGAGGCCGGGGGCGTTCAGCGCGGCCTGCTGGCGGAGCCAGAAGGGTGTGGCGTGGTAATTGGCACCGCGATAGAGCTCCGCGAAGCGCTGTGGTGTGAGTGCGAGGTCGGCAGCGAGGTAGCGCTCGGCCTCGGGGAGCGAGGCGTAGCTCATGAAGCGCTTCATCATGCGAGGAAGCAGCAGACCGCGGCTCTTGGTCGCAACGGGCAAGGCATCCACGATGCGTGAGATGCCACTGCGGATGAAGGAAGGCGTGAGGGACTGGAAACGGCCTGCGTGGAGGCAGGCGAGGTGTTTGCGGTAACCGCCGAAGATTTCGTCACCACCGACGCCGTTGAGCAAAACGATGATTCCCATGTCGCGTGCGGCTTGCGAGATGAGATAGGTGTTCACGGCGGCGGGATCAGACAGCGGCTCGTCCATGTGCCAGACCATCTTCGGCAGCAGTTCGGTGATCTTCGGCTCGATCTCGAATTCATGCAGCTTGAAGCCGAACTTGTCGGCCACAACGCGGGCGTAGGTGGCGTCGTCGCTGGCTTTTTCGAACTTCTGGTCCTGCGATGAAAATTTGATCGTGAAGGCGTCGATGCGGCCCGTGTTATGCCGACGCATGAGGGCGCTGATGAGCGAGGAGTCGAGTCCGCCACTCAAAAAAGTGCCCACCGGCACATCGGCGATCATTTGCATCTCGACGGCTTTTTCGACGAGGTCGCCGATCTGCTCGATGGCCTCGTTTTCGTCGGTGAGCGTCTCGGTGGGCTCGAGTTGCCAGTAGCAACGCGTTTCGAGTTTACCGTCCTGCCAGGTGAGCGTGTGGCCCGCAGGGAGCTTGTCGATGCCAAGGAAGCCGGTGCTGGGGGCGATGAGGAAGCGGTTCGGATTGCGCAGCGCCTCGTCATCGCGCTGCGCGGTGACGAAGGGACATGCGAGCAGCGCTTTGATCTCGGAGGCGAAGGCGAGACCACCGCCGCTGGTTTTGGTGAAGTAGAACGGCTTGATGCCGAGCTGGTCACGAGCGGCAAAGAGCCTGCGCTTGTCCAAATCGATCCACGCGAAGGCGAACATGCCGCTGAGTTTGTTCAGGCAGCCTTCACCCCACTCGATGAGCGCAGCGAGGAGCACTTCGGTGTCGCTGCTGCTGCGAAAGGTGTGGCCTTTGGCCTCCAGCTCGCGGCGCAGTTCGCGGTAGTTGTAGATCTCGCCGTTGAAGCTGATCCAGTGCCTGCCGCAACTGCTGCGCATGGGCTGCGCACCACCGGGCGAGAGATCCACGATGGCGAGGCGGTTGTGCGCGAGGCCGCTGTTCATCTCCGCGAACCACTGCACGCCGGAAGCGTCGGGTCCGCGGTGGCGCATGGTTGCGTTGATGCGCTCCAGCAGAGTGGAGTCACCGCAGTTGAGAAAGCCGGCGATGGAGCACATGAGCGGTTATTTCAACGAAGTGACTAGCCACCGGTGTTTGCCGGCGCTGGTTTGTTCGACGTGATCGGTGACGCGGAGAGTGAGCGTGAAATCATCGCCGAGTTTTTGCATCAGGCCGCTGTGGATGACGGCTTCGCGGTCGCGGGACCAGTTTGGAGAGGGGAGAAGGTGGCATTCGGCCTCTCCGGGTTGGTGCTGATGGAACTGCACGGCGAGCAGACCGTCAAAGAGGTCGTCGTGCATGTTGATGGCGGTGAGGGAGATGCGGCGACCGGTGCGGCTGATGAGGAATTCGTAATCGCGACCGGTGATGGCCTCGACGACACGCCACGAGGCAGATTCGGCCACTCTGGCGAAGTCACCGGTGCGGTAGCGGATGAGCGGCATGACGTGATTATGAAACGAGGTGCCGATGATCTCGCGGTTTCCAGCGGCGTCGGCTTCACCGAACTCGACGAGGCCGTAGGTGGGCCAAAAATGCAGCGCGGTGCTGCCGGGACGCTGCGCGGCGAGCACGACGCGCTCGCTGTGGCCATACCAGTGCATGATGGGCACTTTGAAGTAAGCCTCAAGCAGGCGCTGCGCTTCGGCGCTGAGTTTTTCAGAGCCGCAGAGCAAGGAGGTGAGCGGAAAGTCGAGTTTGATGCCCAACTGCATGAGCATGAGCGCGGCGCTGGGATAGCAGAGCAGATGCTTTGGCTGAAAGCGGTTCAGCTCACGTGCATAGTCGCTGAGGCGTGCCGCAGTGAGGTGGGAAGAGGAAAGCACAAGCCAGTCGCGTGTGGCGTCGTGATAGCGGATGGTGCCATCTGCACGGGTGGAGGTGACGCCGCCACGAATGACGGCGACGCGGTCTCCGTGCCGATAGCCGCAGCGTGCCCAGGTGGCGTCGAGGTAGGCCTGCTCTTTGGGTCGGCTGATGCCTTTATGCAGATCAAAACCGACTGGAATGCCGCTGGAGCCGCCGGTGGTCATGGGGAGGCGTTCATGACGCAAAGCGGGATTGGCGAGGTTTTCGCGTTCACGGAGCAATTCGTCCTTGGTGAGCAGCGGATAGGCCGAAAGCTGCTCCAGCGACTCAAACCGCGTGGGATCGACGCCGTGCTCGGCGAAGCGTTTGGCATAAAAAGGAGCCTTTGAAGCCGCGAGGAGCGATTCACGCACCGCTGCGGTCTGATAGCGACGAATCGCGTCTGCGTCCCAGTTTTCGACCTCGCGTGCGTCACGCTGAAAGGTCGGAAATGCCGGTCCATTCCGCCACGAGGCCGGGATGGCGCGATAGACCGTGCCCGCGAGCAGCTTCACAGGCTGCGGCGCACTCTCATAGAGCTTCAGTAGCGGATAGAGGCTGTCTTCGAGGTGCATGCGGTGGGCACGCGGGGACTCAGGCGAGGCGGAGGCCAAGGGGCACCAATTTTTCGAAGTCCGTGCGATTCTCCGTGGCAAGTGGTGCGTCCGCGAGGATGGCACAGGCTGCGATGAGGCAGTCGGCGAGTGAGCGTTTGCGACGACCTGTTTCACGGAAAAGTTTCGCGCCAAGTTCTGCTTGGCCATCGCTCATCGGGTGCTGAGCACTGATGAGCAACCGAGCGCTGGCTTCTTCCTCATGAGTCAGTGAGCCGCAGAGAAACTCTGCCCAAACGAGGACGCTGATTTCAAAGAGGTCGCCACAAGCCAGCCATTCCAAGAACTTTTGATTTGGGACTGTTCCAGGTTTTTGCGCCCCGATCAGAAAATTTGTGTCCAGATGAATGATCATCGTAGGAGGAGGAGATCAGCGACGAGATTCGTGGACGACTCTTTGCCACTCATCGAAGTCCACTCCGCGCGCAGCGAGACTTTTTTGCAGCTTTTCAGCTGCTTCGAGGCGAATGGCGATGTCGGAATTTGATGCGGGGGCGGCCGCTTTGACCGCACGCTTGATGACTTCAGCCTCTGGGGCATTCCAGAGCTGCGCAAGGCGGCTGATGACCGTGGAGGTCTCGAGATCGAGGGTGTAGGTCGTTGTCATGCGACGAGGGTATGAGCCGGGAAAGGAAAGTCAACGCAGCACTCGCAGCGCGGCGGGCACCTGATTCCTACTGAAGCACGCAGACGTAGTTCGAGACGCCACGGAAGTACTCCTGGTCTTCGTAGTAGTGGTCGAGGTGCAAAAGCCGTCCGCCGGGCGTGACGCGGTAGAATTTGAAACCGCTGGAGGTGAGCAGATTCCAAAAATCGCGGAAGTAAGTGCGGGAATTGATGTTGCCACCGCCAAACTCAAAGGAAAGGGCGCGGATGCGGCGGTTTTTCAGCGCTGCGGCAGCACCTTCGAGCACGGAGTATTCATGGCCTTCGACGTCCATTTTTAGGAAGTCGATGGTCGTCAAGCTTTCGAGGTGCATGATCTCGTCGATCGTGGTGGTGGGCACGCTACTGACGAGATACTTTTCCTCAGCGAAGTAGGATTCGCCACGGGCGTGCAGGGACGCGGAGCCGTCGGTGGGACTGGAGGCGTAGAAGTCGGCAACACCACTTTGGTGGGAGCACGCTTTGCCGATGATGGTGGCGTTGGGGATGTGCTTGTCGAATAGCTGCTTGATGCACTCCTGCGAAGGCTCAAAAAGGAAGAGCCGCGCCTGGGGCTGATACTTGTGCATGAACACGGACCATTCCCCGATGTTGGCACCCACGTCGAAGATGACGGGCGCTTTGGAGGTGATCTGCTGGCTGGCACAGGCGACTTCTGACTCCAGGTCCCAGCCTGTGCCGGAGCCGCGTCCGAGGAGGAAGTTCACATACGCGTCGATGCCACGGGTGATCTTTTCGAGCGGTCCTGCGGTGAGGATGCTGGAAAGAAGGGGCGACACCTTTTTGGCGGCACGATTGAGGAGTCCGGCTTTATGCAGTTGCATGGAGGTGGAGAAAACGTAGCGCGGCGATGGCGGCACCGCAACCGTTGTCGATGTTGACGACGGTGAGGCCGCTGGCGCAGGAGTTGAGCATGGTCAGTAATGCGGCAATGCCGCCGAGGCTGGCCCCGTAGCCGACGCTGGTCGGCACGGCGATCACAGGCGCGGCGACGAGGCCGCCGATGACGCTGGGCAATGCCCCGTCCATGCCTGCGACGGCGATGATGAGGCTGGCACTGCGCAGGAGGTCGAGTTTGGAAAGCAGGCGGTGCAGACCGGCGACGCCGACATCCGAAATGCGGGTGACTTTGGCTCCGCCGAATTCCAGCGTCTGCGCAGCCTCTTCAGCAACGGGTTGATCACTGGTGCCTGCGCTCACGACGAGGATGGGGGCTTGTTTAAAGTCACGCTCCATTTGGCCGATGCGGTAGAGACGCGAGACGCTATCATACACGCCCGTGGGGAAGCGCTGGGCGAGCTCGGCGGCGATTGGTGCGCTGACTCGCGTGGCGAGGGCGCTGCCATTCCCGGCGAGCAGCGCAGTGAGTGCGTCGGTGATCTGGTTGAGCGTTTTACTCTCTGCAAAGACAGCCTCGGGAAAGCCCTGGCGGATGAGGCGGTGCGTGTCGGTGAGCACGTCGCCCACTTCGGCAAAGGGGAGCGTGCGCAGGCGCTCGAGCGCGGCATCCGCAGCCAGTTTGCCCTGACTGACTTGGGAAAGGAGATCGCGGAGGCGGGCTTCGTTCATGCGGAGCGAGCGGTGAGGACTTCGTTCATACTGCCAGAGCGCAGGCCAACGAGGTCGAGGGTGATGTACACATACCCGAGGGCTTTCAGGGCGGTGGTGATGGCGATACGTTCTTCCAAGGCATGACTGAGTTCAGCCTCTGGCACTTCGATGCGTGCTACATCGCCATGGTGACGGACACGGAGTTCACGGAAGCCCAGGTGATAGAGCGCGGCTTCGGCTTGTTCGATGGTGGAGAGCAGTTTCGGCGTCACCGCCGTGCCATAGGGCACGCGGGAGGCGAGGCAGGCTGCGGCAGGTTTGTCCCAATTCGGCAGTTCGAGTGCTTGAGCGGCTTCACGGACGTTTTTTTTGGTGAAACCGAGTTCGTGGAGTGGACTGAGGATTTGGAGTTCACGAGCCGCCGCGCGGCCTGGGCGTAGGTCGAGCGTGTCATCGGCGTTCATGCCATCCAGAACATGTGGGATGCCGTTTTGAGCCGCAAAGTGACGTAGGGCGCGGTACACGTTATCTTTACAGAAGTAGCAGCGATTGGGCGCATTGGCCTGATACTGCGGATCGTCCGTTTCAGTCGTGGGGAGCTGTTCTAAGCGCGCACCAAGGTTTTGTGCGAGCGCGATGGCCTCTTGCTTTTCGCTTTGAGAAAGGCTGGGAGATACGGCGAGCAGCGCGATGACGTTTTCACGACCGAGCGTGTACAGGGCTGCCTTGAGCACGAGCGTGCTATCTACGCCTCCGGAGTAGGCGACAACGACTTGGCCGAGGGGGTGGAGCCATTGTCGGAGCGATTGAAGCTGTGTTTCAGGCGTCAAATTGATCGAGGACTTGGTCGAGAGTGGCGAGATCGACTTGGAGATTGGCTGCGAGATTTCCTTGGGCTTCAGTTGTTTGATCAATGACTGCGCCATAACGCAGACCGGTCTGGGTGGCATAGACGGCGTAGCAATTGTTGACGTAGGCACCGGCGAATAGCTCGATGAGAGCGGTGCCGGGTCGGCAGAAGGCGAGATTGGCGAGGGCTGCACCATGCACGGCGACGATGAGGTCGGCTTCGGCAAAGAGGGCCATCTGCTGGGCGACGGAGAAGGAGTCTGCCTGTACAGTCTGAAAGCCTCTGGCATGGAGCCTAGACTGGAGTGCCTCTTCATTGAGGACGCGGCGGTAGGAGGCGTCTTGGCGGGAAATGTAGAGCCGACGTGAGGCTACGGGTGAAGTCGGCGTGCGGTGTGTGCGGGCGAAGTCGCGCATGAAGGCGGAGAGCCAGGGCGGAATGCCGCGTTTGATGAGGGAGGGGCTGCTGACGACGAGTTGGTGTGCCTGGAAGTGGCCGCGAGGGGAGGTGGGGACGCATTTTTCCGGTGAGATGCCTAGCATTCGCAGGGTCTCGAGATGAAAGCGGGCGGGCGAGGCGGGGATGAGCCAATGATCGACGGATGCGGGGTCGAGTGCGAGTGCGGGGAGGAGTGCGAGTTTGGGCAGGGCGAAGAGCATCCAGTGGTAGTAATTGCTGACGGAGAGAGCGAGGAGACTGACGGTGAGCCCCCTGAGCTGAGTGGGAGGAGGAAGCCGCCACTGGCTGTAAATGGAGTGGTTAGAGAGGGTTTCCGGGGAGAAGGCGCGTGCCATTTCCATGGAGAGTTCGGCGATGAGTTGGTCCGAGCTGCTGATGACGGCACCGTTGGGGCCATAGACGCGAGCTTGTTCGAGGATGGCGATTTTGGCGGCTTCGTAGTCGCGGTGTGTGAGCAGGCTGTCGATGAGTGATTTGCCATCTGGGCGAATGTGATTTTGCGGTGGCTGGATGGGTGGGGCTTGGCCGGCGGGGAATGCCTCGATGCAGGTGGCCAGGCCGGTGGCTTCCTCGACGGTGACTGCGATGTGGCGGGGTGGACCAAGTTGGAGGGATGATCCGGGGAGTCGCCGCAGGAGGACGCCGGGGATGAAGTTGCGCAGTTTCCACAAGAGCCTGCGGCAGGTGATGAGGGACTGCCAGAGTGGTCTCTGAAGTAGGGTGGGTATCTTGCTGGCAAAGTGCCGAAGGATGAACTGTTTGAGGTGCTGCATCAGGGAGTGCCGGTGGCGAGGTCTTTTTGGAATTTCGGCGTGATGTCGCGGATGAAGCTGAGGAGCATGCGTAGGGTCTCGGCGTCGTCACGCGGACGCTCGCCAGTCTTCCGTGGGTCCATACCTTGGGTGACGAAGGCCATAGCGGAGGGATAGGCCCAGCGGTGATTGATGCCGGAGAAGACGCTGTCTTTGAAGCTAAGCCACTGGCGTGCGAAGTCACTGGTGGTGGTGACGCCTTTGCCGACGAACCAGTAGATGTAGTGGGCGCGGATGAGGCGCTTTTTGCCTTCCGTGCGTTGATCGAGCTTTTCGAGGGCGAGGTCGCGGACATGCAGCGTGGTGCCGTTTTTCATCTCAATAGGGCGGACGGTGGAGCTGGTGATGGTCCAACCCTGGCCGGGGAGGCAGACTTCAGGCCGATGTATGGCCCGCGTATCCTGCCCAGCGATGACGAGGGATACATGGAGTGTGTCATTGGCTGCTGCATCACGGTAAGCTCTCTTAATGAGTGTGGAGTCAGCCGGGAGAAGCTTGATTTCCATCTCGGAGGCTTTTTCCTCACTGCCGACAAAAGAACCAGCTACAAACGGAAGCTGAGATATCACCCCACTATCGTCCCCTCCACGTGCTGAGGCAGAAAAATGACACAGGAGTGCTGTCGCTGCACACAGGACAAAAATAAGTAAAGAACGCCAAATCATGGAACAGCAGTGCTAACGCGACGGGAGACTGTACGAGCTCCGGTTTGGGGTTTGCGGCTCCAAAAGCGGTCCATGAGCCAGGAAATGCTCTGAAGCCCAGCTAAGGCAACGAGGAAAGTCACGATGCCAGTGAGGAAGTGAAAGGTGGAGACCTCTTGCTCTGCACTGCCTATTGCGAACTCCTGCCCCATGAAGGTGGAGGTGCCGAGCAAAATGAGAATGCGCACCATGTTCGCGATGATGGCGAGTGGGAAGGTGGTGAAAAAGAGCACCCAACGCTGCAGTAGCCCGTTTTGGCGGAAATAACTGAATAAGGCACCGACAAACATCAGCGCAAAAAGGCTGCGCATGCCGGAGCAGGGACCTTCGATGTTCAGACTGAAGACGTCGCCCAATTCGCGTCCCGCAGCAGCGTTTGGAGGCGATAGAAGCGAGGTCCCTTCCTGCACCACGCCGACACCGAGCAGGCTGAGCACGCCACTTGTGAGATCGAGCATGAGATAACGGAGCTTGATGGCAAGGCTGCTCTCCAAAAAGATGAGGGGGAAGGCAAAACCTAACATGAGCCAAGGGAAAACACCTTCCCAAGCACGCCGCAAGCCCATTAGCGCCACCGCCATGCCCGCTGCTACTAGCATGATGCCTGCGTAGCCGAAGTAGAAGATATTCGCCAGATAACCGAGGAAGTAGAATAGCAGTCCCAGGATGACGATGGCAAAACCGACATTGGATGGCCGAGCAGGCACCGCCGCGATCTGCTCACGCCGCCGCCAGAGGATGAACAAGGCCACCGGCAGTGCCAGCGCTCCGTGCTGCCACGTGGGATTCTGCCAGTACATCGCAATATTCGCGAGGATGGTCTTTTTCTCGGCACCGTAGCCAGCCGCATACGGCAGCATGCGAGTGAGCAATGCGGCAGAGATGGCTAGGAGCGAGCAGGGGATGAACTTTGACTTCATTTAGCGCGCGCGTTCAGACGAGACTTGGCGTTGCATAAAAGCAACATTTGGAAGAGAAGGTTCGAGATGACTCTGCTCATATTCAAAGTGAATCAACTGGGGGACAACGTGGTATTTCTGCCGTTAGTGCAGGCCCTGAGAGCATGCCTGCCACATTGGCGGATCGTCGTGGTAACGAGCAGCGCAGCATCCACTCTCTATGAGATTTGTTGTCCAAATGCGGAGATTGTAGAGAAGGTTACGAAGGATTTTAATACTGCATGGCGCAGCCCCCTCGAACTGAAACGATTGACGCTAACCATGCGTGATCTGAAGCCCGATGCGTGCCTCTTGGGAGATGACCAGGGAAATGTGGCGCACCTCATCGCTCGGTTATCTGGAGCGAAGATATGCGTGGGACCACTCACGAAAAAAGTACGTGTAAATGTTTTGCTCCACGAGCGAGTGCCTCCACCACCCGGAATGCACGTGGCCTGGCATAATTGGGAGATTGCTCAAGTTTTGCTGCGCCGTCTTGGGCTGCCTGAGTTGCCAGCAGCGCCTCCGCCGCCAGATCTGAGTTTTTTTGGTCGCGAAGATCATGGTGCCATCGTAATCCACGCTGGTGCTAGCCGCGCTTACAAGCGCTGGCCGCTCGAAAATTACGTGGAACTGGCAAATCGATTGGCAAGGCAAAACAAAGTGATTTGGATGGATCAAAATCATTCGCAGGAGGAGGCGCTTCATCCGGGGGTTCAACGACTGAGCGCAGGCAGCCTTGGGAGCTTTGTGCGACTTCTGGCAGGCGCATCTTATTTTATCGGCAACAACTCTGGCCCCATGAATCTGGCGTCTGCATTAGGTGTGCCCAGTACGATTTTTAATGGGCCATCCACTCCGAATTGGGATCCACCTTGGCATGCTGAACGGTTTGAACTGCTGCGAGACTCCGCACTTAGCTGTCAACCTTGTGATTTGCTTACGCATCCGGTGAATGCATGTCAAAATAAGGTTCAGCCGATGATATGCATGCTGCGATGGACGGTGGAGGAGGTCTTCAATCGCGTGCGGCGCAGGGTTCCAGAGCTTGGTTAGTTTGCTTCGCGGTGAATTAGGTAAAGATTTCCATCCCGAGGCTCAACTTCTTTATATCCCGCGTCATCCAGCCATTTCACCAAAGCGGAGAGGCTGTCACCGAACTCCCTAAGATGGTCATCATAGCCTTCGATGACAAGAGTGGGGTGAAATTGCTTTATAAGCCTCGCCATTCCCCGAAGAACACGAAGCTCAGCTCCTTCGACATCGATTTTCACAACAGATAAGGGCAGTTCTCCAAGATGAGAGGGAAGCCAATCGTCAAGAATGACTGATGAAACGATGATCGCATCCTGAATCGTTTCCATTGCAAGGCGTGAGTGCCCCGTGTTTTCCTGATCCAAGCGAAATTTCAATTCCCCTGTGATATCAGAAGCCGCGACGCTATGTAGATGGATTCTTTCGGTGAGTTGGTTGTGTGCAATAGACTCGGATAAAAGAGCTGCAATTTGAGGATTCGGTTCGATGGCTATGACCTGTGCATGAGGTCGCCTATGAGCAATCTCGAGTGAAAAGTATCCCACATTGGCACCAACATCGAGGAAGCAGCCATGTTCAGGCATATGCTTCAAAAGAAACTGTGAAGTGGTTTTCTCCATTTCACCAAAAAGTTTCAGAGAACGAGAGGTGTAATCGATACCATTATTCGCTCTCATAGTCCAACCACCACGCGTATCCACCCAAGAACATGATTTGGCTAAATAGTCGCCAAATGCGCGTCCGAAGGTTTTACGCATAAGCCAATCCCTGCCCCGCAGGAATGGCCACCGTTTCGCCACGGCATGAAGAAGGCGAAAAGTGAAAGGCGAGGTTTGCCAGTCGTTATTTCTAGTTTGCTGATTCATATTTATGCTGACTTTGACCTGATAACCATTGACCCAAAATCCAATGAGCAGTGCTGGCAGATGTCTGTCTCACGCAAAATTTCTCCGCGATCGATCTAGAGGCAGCCCCCATAGGCCCCCAGCGGGCTGGAGTTTTCATCAAGGATCCAAGTGTGCGGGCAAAGCTTTCGACATCATATGGATTAAAGATGTGACCATTTTTCCCTTCTTGCACCAAGTTGTAGGATGCACCGGCGAACTGACTGATGAGCAGCGGTAAACCCGTAGCTGCTGCTTCTTGGGCTACGACACCATAGGTATCCCCGCGAGTTGGAAAAACGAATAAATCGGCATTTTGAAACTCTTGGACGAGTTCTAGTCCCTTCTTAATCCCGGTAATCACAGTGTTTGAGGTGAGGCCATGTTCCTGAACTACACTGCTAACCCAGTCAGAAGAAGCATAACC
Protein-coding regions in this window:
- a CDS encoding glycosyltransferase family 9 protein, whose amino-acid sequence is MTLLIFKVNQLGDNVVFLPLVQALRACLPHWRIVVVTSSAASTLYEICCPNAEIVEKVTKDFNTAWRSPLELKRLTLTMRDLKPDACLLGDDQGNVAHLIARLSGAKICVGPLTKKVRVNVLLHERVPPPPGMHVAWHNWEIAQVLLRRLGLPELPAAPPPPDLSFFGREDHGAIVIHAGASRAYKRWPLENYVELANRLARQNKVIWMDQNHSQEEALHPGVQRLSAGSLGSFVRLLAGASYFIGNNSGPMNLASALGVPSTIFNGPSTPNWDPPWHAERFELLRDSALSCQPCDLLTHPVNACQNKVQPMICMLRWTVEEVFNRVRRRVPELG
- a CDS encoding FkbM family methyltransferase codes for the protein MNQQTRNNDWQTSPFTFRLLHAVAKRWPFLRGRDWLMRKTFGRAFGDYLAKSCSWVDTRGGWTMRANNGIDYTSRSLKLFGEMEKTTSQFLLKHMPEHGCFLDVGANVGYFSLEIAHRRPHAQVIAIEPNPQIAALLSESIAHNQLTERIHLHSVAASDITGELKFRLDQENTGHSRLAMETIQDAIIVSSVILDDWLPSHLGELPLSVVKIDVEGAELRVLRGMARLIKQFHPTLVIEGYDDHLREFGDSLSALVKWLDDAGYKEVEPRDGNLYLIHREAN